In Ciconia boyciana chromosome 12, ASM3463844v1, whole genome shotgun sequence, a genomic segment contains:
- the NDUFA1 gene encoding NADH dehydrogenase [ubiquinone] 1 alpha subcomplex subunit 1 yields the protein MWYEILPGMAIMAICLSIPGLSTVYMHRWCNGGKEKRIARYPYQWTLMERDRRLSGINKYYDSKGLENID from the exons ATGTGGTACGAGATCCTGCCCGGCATGGCCATCATGGCCATCTGCCTCAGCATCCCCGGCCTCTCCACCGTCTACATGCACCGCTGGTGCAACGGCGGCAAG GAGAAGAGGATCGCCCGCTATCCCTACCAGTGGACCCTGATGGAAAGAGACAGGCGGCTGTCGGGTATCAACAAGTACTACGACTCCAAG